The Penicillium digitatum chromosome 6, complete sequence genome contains the following window.
CAACTTGGGCAAATCGCCGTGCTTTGCTCTTAGCTGGAGCAGCTCCTTTTCTAGTGCCACCAGAGCTTCACGTGCCGCCTTTTCTGATTGTTCCAGATCTGCTAATCTTCCCTCCACGCCTTCACGCCGTGTGCTTTCCTTGTTCCGTGACCGCCACGACTCAAAGAGGATCAGACCTCCTGCGAcaaggaagagaaaggaTTCGGAGATGAAGTTGGCACCGGACTCGATAGCTTTAGACTCAGATAGGGGGCGGATACGATAATGATGGGGCTTGGCCGCCTCTTCTGCTGCAGCCTTGGCTTTGGCCTCTGCGTCCTCTGCGGCCTTCGTGTCGGCTGCGTTTCGCACTGTGGGGATTGTGGGCTTGTGTTTTCGAGcttcggcggcggcggcatCTTGACGTTGGGAGGTGGCAGTATCGCGGATGGAGCCTAGTCGGATACGCATATCGAATCGGTGAAGCGCTTGGGCGATAGAGACGCAGACCTTGCGAAAGCGTTCATGTTCACGGGCTTGGGCTTTGATTTGAGACTGTGTCGGTTAGCCTCTGGATTTCGCACTCAAAAATATAAGCTTACGGCGATAGGCTTGGATAAAGTCCGAATTGCCAAGGAAGAGAGTTTCAAGGTTAATGACATGGCTAGAGAATGGTGAGAGTGAACACCTGAAGCTTGAATCACTTTCTTATCTCCGCAGTACGGGTCGACCTCGAGCGCGTGTTGATTACTCAGCACCGTCCATCGCGCGCCCAGGAAGAGTTACCACACACAATGTACCAACGTTGGAACGACCATAGGAGGCTTATCTATAATACTTGCTTGGCCGTAACAACCAGACTGAACATTCGTAGAGTCTGATATCCTTACGCAGTGTTGAActatttgatttttttttttacacaTGGCCTCTCATCTTTCAAATTGACGAGACAC
Protein-coding sequences here:
- a CDS encoding Optic atrophy 3-like, which translates into the protein MSLTLKLSSLAIRTLSKPIASQIKAQAREHERFRKVCVSIAQALHRFDMRIRLGSIRDTATSQRQDAAAAEARKHKPTIPTVRNAADTKAAEDAEAKAKAAAEEAAKPHHYRIRPLSESKAIESGANFISESFLFLVAGGLILFESWRSRNKESTRREGVEGRLADLEQSEKAAREALVALEKELLQLRAKHGDLPKLSTKRILSPEIYEQAPEPDMPEVPQGWLSRISSYISFGQTAEKTTESAPKIQPTTNKAAPTTSTPDPSAASASQTSSSTSKSL